Proteins encoded in a region of the Scrofimicrobium sp. R131 genome:
- a CDS encoding sugar-binding transcriptional regulator, with protein sequence MNVRDELAQEAATLYYLQDQKMESIASKLGVSRSTVSRLLSYAREVGLVRISITAPPGTSDTLAQKFEETFGVHTWVVPVGSADTDLNRLHNVSAVAAERLINMLFPGATLGIAWGNTTSMIAQNIPRVDLPGLTVVQLNGASNAAESGLPYAQAIITQAAQALGAKMVNFPVPAFFDFASTKEAMWRERSIQQVLQTIDSCDVALFGVGSLDGSIPSHVYSGGFLDQKELDQARRDGVVGDVCTVLLRRDGSTDMKLNARASGPTPAQLQKIPRRLCVAAGDSKALPLVGALRSGVATDLVIDSSLARVVLNQLRLERRPARRIVQ encoded by the coding sequence GTGAACGTGCGTGATGAACTGGCCCAAGAGGCCGCCACCCTCTACTACCTCCAGGATCAAAAAATGGAGTCGATCGCCTCCAAGCTGGGGGTCTCTCGCTCCACCGTCTCCCGCCTACTCAGTTACGCGCGCGAGGTCGGCCTGGTGCGCATTTCGATCACCGCTCCGCCCGGCACCAGCGACACCCTGGCGCAAAAGTTCGAGGAGACCTTCGGGGTACACACCTGGGTGGTCCCGGTCGGATCGGCCGACACCGACCTGAATCGGCTCCACAACGTCTCGGCGGTGGCGGCCGAGCGCCTGATCAACATGCTGTTCCCCGGGGCGACGCTCGGGATCGCCTGGGGCAACACCACCTCGATGATCGCGCAGAACATTCCGCGGGTGGACCTGCCGGGGCTGACGGTGGTTCAGCTGAACGGCGCCTCGAACGCGGCCGAGTCGGGCCTGCCCTACGCCCAGGCGATCATCACCCAGGCCGCCCAAGCCCTCGGGGCGAAAATGGTCAACTTCCCGGTGCCCGCGTTTTTCGACTTCGCCTCGACCAAAGAAGCCATGTGGCGCGAACGGTCGATCCAGCAGGTGCTGCAGACCATCGACTCCTGCGACGTGGCCCTGTTCGGGGTTGGCTCCCTCGACGGGTCCATTCCCAGCCACGTCTACTCCGGCGGTTTCCTGGACCAGAAGGAGCTGGACCAGGCTCGGCGCGACGGCGTCGTCGGCGACGTCTGCACGGTGCTGCTGCGCCGGGACGGCTCGACCGATATGAAGTTGAACGCACGCGCCTCCGGCCCCACCCCAGCCCAACTTCAGAAGATCCCCCGGCGCCTGTGCGTGGCCGCGGGCGATTCGAAGGCGCTGCCCCTGGTCGGGGCGCTCCGCTCCGGCGTCGCCACCGACCTGGTGATCGATTCCTCCTTGGCGCGGGTGGTGCTGAACCAGTTACGCTTGGAACGCCGACCCGCAAGGAGAATCGTTCAGTGA
- a CDS encoding PspA/IM30 family protein: MAQKESVFGRVSQLLKANINALIDKAEDPAKMIDQLIRDYTNEIVEAEKAVAQTIGNLRLAEKDHEADVAAANDWGQKALAASNKAEECRASGDTAGADKWDGLAKVALGKQISFEQEAATAEPQIATQQQTVEQLKAGLSQMKERLSDLKTRRDQLAARQKTAEAQAKVNDAIKSINVLDPTSELARYEEKIRRAEAQVQGQMELAGDSLEDQFAELQTDASQLEVEARLAALKKKD, encoded by the coding sequence ATGGCTCAGAAAGAATCCGTATTTGGCCGGGTGTCACAGCTTCTTAAGGCCAATATCAACGCCCTGATTGACAAGGCGGAAGATCCAGCCAAAATGATTGATCAGCTGATCCGCGACTACACCAACGAAATCGTGGAGGCCGAAAAGGCCGTGGCCCAGACCATCGGTAATCTGCGCCTGGCCGAAAAGGATCACGAGGCGGACGTGGCCGCCGCCAACGACTGGGGGCAAAAGGCCCTGGCCGCCTCGAACAAGGCTGAGGAATGCCGCGCTTCGGGCGACACGGCCGGCGCCGACAAGTGGGATGGCCTGGCCAAGGTGGCCCTTGGCAAGCAGATCTCCTTTGAGCAGGAAGCCGCCACCGCCGAACCGCAGATCGCCACCCAGCAGCAGACCGTGGAGCAGCTGAAGGCCGGACTCTCCCAGATGAAGGAGCGTCTGTCCGATCTGAAGACCCGCCGCGACCAGCTGGCTGCCCGGCAAAAGACCGCCGAAGCGCAGGCGAAGGTGAACGACGCGATCAAGTCGATCAACGTCCTGGACCCGACCTCTGAGCTGGCCCGCTACGAAGAGAAGATCCGCCGGGCCGAAGCCCAGGTTCAGGGGCAGATGGAACTGGCCGGGGACTCGCTGGAGGACCAGTTTGCGGAGCTGCAGACCGACGCTTCTCAGCTGGAGGTGGAGGCCCGCCTCGCCGCGTTGAAGAAGAAGGATTAG
- the panD gene encoding aspartate 1-decarboxylase → MTEFPVYREMVSGKIHRARVTGADLNYVGSVSIDSDLLAAADILPGQKVDVVDVTNGARLTTYTIVAPAGSGTVQLNGAAAHLIHQGDIVIIIAYAHLPEELARTREPRVVLVDANNRQVEVGHDLGR, encoded by the coding sequence ATGACTGAGTTTCCCGTCTATCGGGAGATGGTGTCCGGAAAGATTCATCGGGCTCGGGTGACCGGGGCCGACCTGAACTACGTCGGCTCGGTCTCAATTGACTCCGACCTGCTGGCTGCAGCCGATATCCTGCCCGGGCAAAAAGTCGACGTGGTCGATGTGACCAACGGGGCTCGCCTGACCACCTACACCATTGTGGCCCCGGCCGGCTCCGGCACCGTGCAGCTGAACGGCGCCGCCGCCCACCTGATCCACCAGGGCGACATCGTCATCATCATCGCCTACGCGCACCTACCTGAGGAACTGGCCCGCACCCGCGAACCCCGCGTGGTCCTGGTGGATGCGAACAATCGCCAGGTAGAAGTAGGTCACGATCTGGGCCGGTAG
- the glpK gene encoding glycerol kinase GlpK: MSEEKYVLAIDQGTTSSRAIIFNHSGEIVSVGQQEFEQIFPNPGWVEHDPIEIWESVRAVVADALQKAEINRHSLAAVGITNQRETAVVWDKTTGLPVYNAIVWQDTRTSKIIRELAGDQGMDRYRSKVGLSLATYFSGPKVKWILDNVEGAREKAEAGDLLFGNTDAWVLWNMTGGVDGGVHATDVTNASRTMLMDLKTLQWDPEICADFGIPMSMLPEIRSSSEVYGYGRKQGLLIDTPIAGILGDQQAATFGQACFTPGMAKNTYGTGCFMLMNTGEEVVFSDNGLLTTLCYKIGDQKAVYALEGSIAVAGSLIQWVRDNLKLIESAPEIEEVALTVEDNGGVYIVPAFSGLFAPYWKDDARGAIVGLTRYNNRGHIARAALEATAFQTREVLDAMEADSGAKLSELRVDGGMIANNTLMQFQADVLGVDVVAPQVAETTALGAAYAAGIAVGYWDGEADVIANWAEGKRWKPQMDKTEVERTYRLWKKAVTRTFDWVDDDVK, translated from the coding sequence ATGTCTGAAGAGAAATATGTTCTCGCAATCGACCAGGGCACAACCTCGTCGCGCGCGATCATCTTCAACCACTCGGGTGAGATCGTATCCGTCGGACAGCAAGAGTTCGAGCAGATCTTCCCGAACCCCGGTTGGGTGGAACACGATCCCATTGAAATTTGGGAGTCTGTGCGCGCCGTCGTAGCTGATGCGCTGCAGAAGGCGGAGATCAACCGGCACTCGCTGGCGGCCGTCGGGATCACGAATCAGCGTGAAACCGCAGTCGTCTGGGACAAGACCACCGGTTTGCCCGTCTACAACGCCATTGTTTGGCAGGACACCCGTACCAGCAAGATCATCCGTGAACTGGCCGGTGACCAGGGTATGGATCGCTACCGGTCCAAGGTGGGCCTGAGCCTTGCCACCTACTTCTCCGGGCCGAAGGTCAAGTGGATCCTCGACAACGTGGAAGGGGCGCGGGAAAAGGCCGAGGCGGGAGACCTCCTGTTCGGCAACACCGATGCCTGGGTCCTGTGGAACATGACCGGTGGGGTCGACGGCGGCGTTCACGCCACCGACGTCACCAACGCGTCGCGGACCATGCTGATGGACCTGAAGACCCTGCAGTGGGATCCGGAAATCTGCGCGGACTTCGGCATTCCGATGTCGATGCTGCCGGAGATTCGCTCCTCCTCGGAGGTTTACGGCTACGGGCGCAAGCAGGGCCTGCTGATCGACACCCCGATCGCCGGCATCCTGGGCGACCAGCAGGCGGCCACCTTCGGCCAGGCCTGCTTCACCCCCGGGATGGCGAAGAACACCTACGGAACCGGCTGCTTCATGCTGATGAACACCGGCGAAGAGGTGGTCTTCTCCGATAACGGGCTGCTGACCACCCTCTGCTACAAGATTGGCGACCAGAAGGCCGTCTACGCGCTGGAAGGTTCGATCGCGGTGGCCGGCTCGCTGATTCAGTGGGTCCGGGACAACCTGAAGCTGATCGAGTCCGCTCCGGAAATCGAAGAGGTGGCCCTGACGGTGGAGGACAACGGTGGCGTCTACATCGTCCCCGCTTTCTCCGGCCTCTTCGCCCCGTACTGGAAGGATGATGCTCGCGGTGCGATCGTGGGCCTCACCCGCTACAACAACCGTGGTCACATTGCCCGCGCGGCCCTGGAGGCAACTGCCTTCCAGACCCGCGAGGTGCTGGACGCCATGGAAGCTGACTCCGGCGCCAAGCTTTCCGAGCTGCGCGTTGACGGCGGCATGATCGCAAACAACACCCTGATGCAGTTCCAGGCCGACGTGCTCGGCGTGGACGTGGTAGCTCCCCAGGTGGCTGAGACCACCGCGCTGGGCGCCGCCTACGCAGCCGGGATTGCGGTCGGCTACTGGGATGGGGAAGCTGACGTCATTGCCAACTGGGCCGAGGGCAAGCGCTGGAAGCCGCAGATGGACAAGACTGAGGTGGAACGCACCTACCGCCTCTGGAAGAAGGCTGTCACCCGGACGTTCGACTGGGTCGACGACGACGTGAAGTAA
- a CDS encoding MIP/aquaporin family protein, whose amino-acid sequence MNAFEIFASEFFGTMLLIILGTGVVANNLLPKDKGKDTGFLMVNFGWGLAVFVGVYGAWKTGGHLNPAVTIAKWVATFYDPNVTLNGQPMGSEFAVPATASNIALYLVAQFLGAFIGAIIMYLAYKKQFDEDAPAAHKLGVFSTGPEVRSYGWNLVTEAVGTFILIVFVLVAGGTPTAVGPLAVALVIVGIGASLGGPTGYAINPARDLGPRIAHAVLPIKGKGDSDWGYSWVPVVGPIIGAVVAVVVTYALSLSSLDFWPL is encoded by the coding sequence GTGAATGCATTTGAGATTTTTGCATCCGAGTTTTTCGGCACGATGCTGCTGATCATCCTCGGTACAGGCGTGGTGGCCAACAACCTGCTCCCCAAGGATAAGGGCAAGGACACCGGCTTCCTCATGGTCAACTTTGGCTGGGGCCTCGCGGTCTTTGTCGGTGTCTACGGCGCTTGGAAGACCGGCGGTCACCTGAACCCCGCCGTAACCATTGCCAAGTGGGTGGCAACCTTCTACGACCCGAACGTCACCCTCAACGGTCAGCCGATGGGTTCCGAGTTCGCGGTCCCGGCCACCGCCAGCAACATTGCCCTTTACCTGGTAGCCCAGTTCCTCGGTGCCTTCATCGGCGCCATCATCATGTACCTGGCCTACAAGAAGCAGTTCGATGAGGATGCTCCGGCCGCGCACAAGCTCGGCGTCTTCTCGACCGGACCGGAAGTCCGTTCCTACGGTTGGAACCTCGTCACTGAGGCCGTCGGTACCTTCATCCTGATCGTCTTCGTCCTGGTCGCCGGGGGCACCCCGACTGCGGTCGGACCGCTGGCGGTTGCTCTGGTCATCGTCGGTATTGGCGCCTCTCTCGGTGGGCCGACCGGCTACGCCATCAACCCGGCTCGTGACCTCGGCCCCCGCATCGCGCACGCTGTGCTGCCGATCAAGGGCAAGGGCGACTCCGACTGGGGCTACTCCTGGGTGCCGGTCGTCGGCCCCATCATCGGTGCGGTTGTCGCTGTGGTCGTGACCTACGCCCTCAGCCTGTCCTCCCTGGACTTCTGGCCGCTGTAG
- a CDS encoding glycerol-3-phosphate dehydrogenase/oxidase codes for MANGEELDVLVIGGGVTGAGIAVDAATRGLNVGIIEAQDWSSGTSSRSSKLIHGGLRYLYQLDFKLVHESLRERGLLLIQNAPHLVKAQPLLWPLKIPVVERTYSAVGVGMYDAIAQAAHPGAVPIQRHHTKKGSLKLCPALKDDALNGSIVYYDARVDDSRLVITLVRTAVRYGAKAASRTQLIEILKDNRGRVNGAVVEDLETGERYTIKTKAIINATGVWTEKTQALAGTTGGLKVLASKGIHLVIPKDRIKSEVGLFLRTEKSVLFIIPWKRYWIIGTTDTKYHESLLNPVADEADIEYLLEHANSVLKDPLTKDDIIGTYAGLRPLLQPGTLDGDAAKSTKVSREHTVTEAAPGLTVIAGGKLTSYRQMAEDAVDFMLGKERAAKQPCVTGKTPLEGADGYRALWARREAMARETGLSVDHIEDMLDRYGNNIDVIFDMIKDTPDLGEPLAEAPEYLRAEVAFGVTHEGALHLEDILLHRIRLVYEHRDAGLAAMPEVADIMGHYLGWDEDTKEREMDLYRRACEAVREAELITDESAAQAVRDEVEPIRPMLDV; via the coding sequence ATGGCGAATGGCGAAGAGCTCGATGTCCTGGTAATCGGGGGTGGGGTCACCGGCGCAGGTATTGCCGTCGATGCGGCCACCCGCGGCCTGAACGTCGGCATCATCGAGGCCCAAGACTGGTCCTCGGGAACCTCGTCGCGCTCATCCAAGCTCATTCACGGCGGGCTTCGCTACCTTTATCAGCTGGACTTCAAGCTGGTCCACGAGTCCCTGCGTGAGCGCGGACTCCTGCTGATCCAAAACGCCCCCCACCTGGTCAAGGCCCAGCCGCTGCTGTGGCCGCTGAAGATCCCGGTAGTGGAGCGCACCTACTCGGCCGTGGGTGTCGGAATGTACGACGCCATCGCGCAGGCAGCCCATCCGGGTGCCGTTCCGATCCAGCGGCACCACACCAAGAAGGGCTCGCTGAAGCTGTGCCCGGCGCTGAAGGATGACGCCCTGAACGGCTCCATCGTCTACTACGATGCCCGGGTGGACGACTCCCGCCTGGTGATCACCCTGGTCCGGACTGCGGTTCGCTACGGGGCCAAGGCAGCCAGCCGCACCCAGCTAATTGAGATCCTGAAGGACAACCGCGGCCGGGTCAACGGTGCGGTGGTTGAGGATCTGGAAACCGGCGAGCGCTACACGATCAAGACCAAGGCCATCATCAACGCGACCGGCGTCTGGACCGAAAAGACGCAGGCGCTGGCCGGCACCACCGGCGGCCTGAAAGTGCTGGCTTCCAAGGGGATCCACCTGGTCATCCCCAAGGATCGGATCAAGTCCGAAGTGGGCCTGTTCCTGCGGACCGAGAAGTCGGTTCTGTTCATCATTCCTTGGAAGCGGTACTGGATCATCGGCACCACCGACACCAAGTACCACGAGAGCCTGCTGAACCCAGTCGCGGATGAGGCCGACATCGAGTACCTGCTGGAGCACGCCAACTCGGTGCTGAAGGACCCGCTGACCAAGGACGACATCATCGGCACCTACGCCGGGCTGCGGCCGCTGCTGCAGCCGGGCACCCTCGACGGGGACGCGGCCAAGTCGACCAAGGTCTCGCGGGAGCACACCGTGACCGAGGCGGCCCCCGGCCTGACCGTGATCGCGGGTGGCAAGCTCACCTCCTACCGCCAGATGGCGGAGGATGCGGTCGACTTCATGCTGGGCAAAGAGCGGGCGGCAAAGCAGCCGTGCGTCACCGGGAAGACTCCGCTGGAAGGGGCGGATGGATACCGGGCCCTGTGGGCGCGACGCGAGGCGATGGCCAGGGAAACCGGGCTGAGCGTCGACCATATCGAAGACATGCTGGACCGCTATGGAAACAATATCGATGTGATCTTCGATATGATCAAAGACACCCCCGATCTGGGAGAACCATTGGCTGAGGCACCCGAGTATTTGCGGGCTGAAGTGGCCTTTGGGGTGACCCACGAAGGGGCGCTGCACCTGGAAGACATTCTGCTGCACCGGATTCGGCTCGTTTACGAGCACCGTGATGCGGGGCTGGCAGCAATGCCCGAAGTTGCAGATATCATGGGCCACTATTTGGGTTGGGACGAGGACACCAAGGAACGCGAAATGGACCTGTACCGCCGCGCATGCGAGGCGGTCCGGGAAGCAGAACTCATTACCGATGAGTCTGCGGCGCAGGCAGTTCGCGACGAGGTGGAACCGATTCGCCCAATGTTGGACGTCTAG
- a CDS encoding SDR family oxidoreductase, with protein MDLGILGRNAFVCASTGGIGLAVADALAAEGVNVAVTGRRADVAAREAERIRQDYQVDAIGLGCDLLDADSRREALAQAVAALGPIDIILLNGPGPRPGGSEELQPVDVVEAARSLIAPHVDLVGQVLPGMKERGWGRIIAIGSYTMEQASTTLSLSAIGRAGLQRYLGALAREVAATGVTVNIVEPGLISTARVAALDEAAAAQSGQTTAQIRAERERSIPYGRLGKPAELAAAVAFFASDEARYLTGQSLRVDGGLYA; from the coding sequence GTGGACCTAGGAATCTTGGGCCGAAACGCCTTTGTCTGTGCCTCTACCGGCGGAATTGGGCTGGCGGTGGCCGACGCCCTGGCGGCCGAAGGGGTCAACGTGGCTGTCACCGGGCGCCGCGCCGACGTGGCCGCCCGTGAGGCCGAGCGGATTCGCCAGGATTACCAGGTGGACGCGATCGGGCTGGGATGCGACCTGCTGGACGCGGACTCCCGCCGGGAGGCCCTCGCGCAGGCGGTGGCGGCACTGGGTCCGATCGACATCATTTTGCTGAACGGTCCGGGCCCGCGCCCGGGCGGATCTGAGGAACTGCAGCCAGTAGATGTGGTCGAGGCGGCCCGCAGCCTGATCGCCCCCCACGTCGACCTGGTCGGACAGGTTCTGCCTGGAATGAAGGAACGCGGGTGGGGGCGAATCATCGCGATCGGCTCCTACACGATGGAGCAGGCTTCCACCACCCTGTCGCTGTCCGCCATCGGACGCGCCGGCCTGCAGCGCTACCTGGGGGCCCTGGCCCGCGAGGTGGCCGCCACCGGGGTGACGGTCAATATTGTCGAGCCGGGGCTGATTTCCACTGCTCGGGTGGCGGCCCTGGACGAGGCAGCTGCCGCCCAGTCGGGGCAAACCACCGCCCAAATTAGGGCCGAGCGAGAGCGCTCAATTCCCTACGGCCGCCTCGGAAAACCGGCCGAACTTGCGGCGGCAGTGGCCTTCTTTGCCTCCGACGAGGCCCGCTACCTGACCGGGCAGTCGCTGCGCGTGGACGGCGGCCTGTACGCCTAA
- a CDS encoding ATP-binding protein: protein MTQQPPLFPLPEGALRPQARVIVLTGPSGSGKTSLTNRLGFPSLSLDNFYRNDDEEGMPRLAGGLIDWDDPASWAQDEAMEALSTLCLTGRARVPIYNIPTNQRTGMEQFDLGGQQVVIVEGIFASLLVEPLRQEGLLLGAVCIARSPMRNAWFRLARDLGEARKPVPVLLWRGFKLALSEPKQVQRWIGHGCEPAKSLGAADRRIREIVASAHIPPPPI from the coding sequence GTGACCCAGCAGCCGCCCCTCTTTCCCCTCCCGGAAGGGGCGCTTCGTCCCCAGGCCCGGGTGATCGTCCTGACCGGCCCGTCGGGGTCGGGGAAGACTTCGCTGACCAATCGCCTCGGGTTTCCCTCCCTCTCTCTGGACAACTTCTATCGCAACGATGACGAGGAGGGGATGCCCCGCCTGGCCGGGGGGCTGATCGACTGGGACGACCCGGCGTCGTGGGCGCAGGACGAGGCGATGGAGGCCCTGAGCACCCTGTGTTTGACCGGTCGGGCGCGGGTTCCGATTTACAACATCCCCACCAATCAGCGCACCGGGATGGAACAGTTTGACCTGGGTGGTCAGCAGGTGGTGATCGTCGAGGGGATTTTCGCCTCTCTGCTGGTGGAGCCGCTGCGCCAGGAGGGCCTGCTGCTGGGGGCGGTCTGCATCGCCCGCTCCCCGATGCGGAACGCCTGGTTCCGGCTCGCCCGCGACCTGGGGGAAGCCCGGAAGCCGGTGCCGGTCCTGCTGTGGCGCGGCTTCAAGCTGGCTTTGTCAGAGCCCAAGCAGGTGCAGCGCTGGATCGGTCACGGCTGCGAGCCGGCTAAGTCACTGGGCGCGGCCGACCGGCGCATTCGGGAGATTGTCGCCTCGGCTCACATTCCCCCGCCCCCGATTTAG
- the lysS gene encoding lysine--tRNA ligase, giving the protein MSTNENQPAVDPALADAPEQFRVRSAKRQRLLAAGINPYPVEVPITATIAELRDKYAGLEAGEETQDYYGVAGRVVLARNSGKLCFATLQDGAGNRLQVMLSAREVGVESLTQYKADVDLGDHLFVHGKMIASRRGELSIMAEPAEGIPAWQLASKALRPLPKTYEAEDGTEVSLSDDARVRRRYLDMIIRPAARNMVRTRAAIVRSLREYFHESGFIEIETPMLQVVHGGAAARPFSTHMNAYDTELFLRIAPELFLKRAVVGGVEKVFEINRNFRNEGADSSHSPEFTMLEAYEAYGTYDSMARRVQEMVQKAARDVFGTEQVTLSDGTVYDLSGQWHSISLYESISEKLGRKVDAQTPRAELLAIAAELGEEIPDHYVDGKIAETIFEVLVGDELYEPTFVRDFPEDTSPLTRGHRSIPGVTEKWDLYVRGFELATAYSELVDPVIQRERFEAQALAAANGDPEAMVLDEDFLEAMEYAMPPAGGMGMGLDRLIMALTGEGIRETITFPLVKRREG; this is encoded by the coding sequence GTGAGCACTAACGAGAATCAACCAGCTGTCGATCCCGCCCTTGCTGACGCTCCGGAGCAGTTCCGCGTCCGCAGTGCCAAGCGTCAACGTCTGCTAGCCGCGGGCATCAACCCGTACCCGGTGGAGGTGCCGATCACCGCCACCATTGCTGAGCTGCGCGACAAATACGCGGGCCTGGAGGCCGGCGAGGAGACGCAGGACTACTACGGCGTGGCCGGACGGGTCGTGCTGGCCCGCAACTCCGGGAAGCTGTGCTTTGCCACCCTGCAGGACGGGGCCGGCAATCGGCTGCAGGTGATGCTCTCCGCCCGCGAGGTGGGGGTGGAGTCGCTGACCCAGTACAAGGCGGACGTAGACCTGGGCGATCACCTGTTTGTGCACGGGAAGATGATTGCATCGCGGCGCGGGGAACTCTCAATTATGGCCGAGCCGGCAGAGGGAATCCCCGCCTGGCAGCTCGCCTCCAAGGCGCTGCGGCCCCTGCCCAAAACCTATGAGGCTGAAGACGGGACCGAGGTGAGCCTGTCCGATGACGCCCGGGTGCGCCGACGCTACCTGGACATGATCATCCGACCGGCCGCGCGCAACATGGTTCGCACCCGAGCCGCGATCGTGCGGTCCCTGCGCGAATACTTCCACGAGTCGGGCTTCATTGAGATCGAGACCCCGATGCTGCAGGTGGTCCACGGGGGCGCGGCGGCTCGCCCGTTCTCCACCCACATGAACGCCTACGACACGGAGCTGTTCCTGCGGATCGCGCCGGAACTGTTCCTGAAGCGGGCGGTCGTCGGTGGGGTAGAGAAGGTCTTCGAGATCAACCGGAACTTCCGGAACGAGGGCGCGGACTCTTCCCACAGTCCCGAGTTCACCATGCTGGAGGCCTACGAGGCTTACGGCACCTACGACTCGATGGCCCGCCGGGTCCAGGAGATGGTCCAAAAGGCGGCCCGCGACGTGTTCGGTACCGAGCAGGTGACGCTCTCCGACGGGACGGTTTACGACCTGTCCGGCCAGTGGCATTCCATTTCCCTGTACGAGTCGATCAGCGAGAAGCTGGGTCGGAAGGTCGACGCACAGACCCCGCGGGCAGAACTGCTGGCGATTGCGGCTGAACTGGGTGAGGAAATCCCCGACCACTACGTCGACGGCAAGATTGCCGAGACAATTTTCGAGGTCCTGGTGGGGGACGAGCTGTACGAACCCACCTTTGTGCGGGACTTCCCCGAGGACACTTCGCCCCTGACCCGCGGTCACCGCTCCATCCCGGGGGTGACCGAGAAGTGGGACCTGTACGTCCGCGGGTTCGAACTGGCCACCGCCTACTCCGAGCTGGTGGACCCGGTGATTCAGCGCGAACGGTTTGAAGCCCAGGCGTTGGCGGCTGCCAACGGCGACCCTGAAGCCATGGTCCTGGATGAGGACTTCCTGGAGGCGATGGAGTACGCCATGCCCCCGGCCGGTGGCATGGGGATGGGCTTGGATCGCCTGATCATGGCCCTGACCGGGGAGGGAATCCGCGAAACGATCACCTTCCCCCTGGTCAAACGACGCGAAGGATAG